From a region of the Paenibacillus sp. FSL R10-2734 genome:
- a CDS encoding discoidin domain-containing protein produces MQYILQPSSEVKPSAPKGFKAVAIKGLSVKLNWLEAPGASYELLRADGSGGEMKVIATDVKLTEYTDHNLQEGTLYTYAVRVSGSNLLSDKVQITATGLVPLDRTKWKVSSNVNTAASAPNLAIDGDRRTRWDTGKHQVSGEYFQIDLGEAHEIERIDLDSTLSPFDYPRNYALYISDDAQNWNKLTSGKGTKELTKISFSKVKTRYLKILQTGAGGNYWSIQELQVYSRE; encoded by the coding sequence GTGCAGTATATTTTGCAGCCTTCCTCTGAAGTAAAGCCATCGGCACCTAAAGGATTCAAAGCCGTAGCAATAAAAGGTTTATCTGTAAAATTAAATTGGTTGGAGGCACCGGGAGCAAGCTATGAGCTGCTTCGGGCTGATGGTAGCGGTGGGGAAATGAAAGTGATCGCTACCGATGTGAAGCTTACAGAATACACGGATCATAATTTACAAGAAGGAACTTTATACACCTATGCAGTAAGAGTGTCAGGCTCAAATCTGCTGTCCGATAAAGTTCAGATTACAGCTACCGGATTGGTTCCTCTGGATCGGACAAAGTGGAAGGTGTCCTCTAATGTGAATACGGCGGCGTCAGCTCCGAATCTGGCCATTGATGGGGATCGGCGTACACGTTGGGACACTGGAAAACATCAGGTTTCTGGTGAGTATTTTCAGATTGATCTGGGTGAAGCACATGAAATTGAAAGGATAGATTTAGACAGCACGTTATCACCTTTTGATTATCCAAGAAACTATGCACTTTATATTTCTGACGATGCTCAAAACTGGAACAAACTCACGTCAGGAAAAGGCACGAAAGAGCTTACTAAGATATCCTTCTCTAAGGTAAAGACACGGTATCTCAAAATTCTACAGACCGGAGCTGGCGGGAATTATTGGTCTATTCAAGAGTTACAGGTGTACTCCAGAGAATAA
- a CDS encoding polysaccharide lyase family protein yields the protein MGITRRISNRKNKISANKPLLLLLKFAALTVLFLLSVSVFGTNKTNDYKVGANIPRLATGTDIAAKIPDGTVIWNLGQHDGSAAEFAASGTSGSKKVFNVTTGALKSSALQSLPAGLNGKTQPELKITYQLNKIPENGVLFSVGILDAYKSVPQMSVFSNHQLSGIIQIAGVAGTESEYSFQKTYELYIPKEQLKIGTNELKLQTVRCLYCSDKEDEYSWWTWDNLRLESLNAPISEPIHGSYTLTGTVVNNKQFYFDEGAVTHLPYVIKWLGMAYSGNVMRTSCASDVGRSCSNMMEYYKVLQDYNMQAVALYLHTGDIKLKADGSLPADAEKKLTDYFEQYSPYFQYYEVDNEPGLFNRSKAVNLAIADWLNKKGKQIAPHLQTVAPGWAYWPSYSEDSCGNQKGTGKACGDPDGWERDSEQRMELEKVTDLTNGHSYGDSYIFSNGGSFTENMKTFAGADNGLSKKMLTTEFGTSDSHVDAYQYGATERTAAVFDRIMRAHIGYADMFVQHAAFFKDFSLFKYGFNLEENDPATTEIYYTKENEDSRVSIMRRLSLAYATHGAPLTYQVANKDVLADKLVYVRAVDTSTLKPLAGSGATSNKVLVNFVNFESTPQTVSVNVTMPNNGVYEGERFGNGDTYEKARSYVTGKKATPTLTFTETCSRRGCAVYFAAFL from the coding sequence ATGGGAATAACGAGGAGAATATCTAATAGAAAAAATAAGATATCTGCAAACAAACCATTACTGTTATTACTGAAATTCGCCGCATTAACCGTCTTGTTTCTGTTGTCTGTCTCTGTTTTCGGAACGAATAAGACGAACGATTATAAGGTAGGCGCCAATATACCGAGACTAGCTACAGGAACTGATATTGCAGCAAAAATACCGGATGGTACTGTGATCTGGAATCTCGGACAACATGATGGATCAGCAGCTGAATTCGCTGCGAGTGGCACTTCTGGCAGCAAGAAGGTATTTAATGTTACTACTGGAGCGCTCAAATCATCGGCTCTTCAGAGCTTACCTGCAGGCTTGAATGGAAAGACCCAGCCGGAATTAAAGATCACATATCAGCTAAATAAGATCCCAGAGAATGGAGTCTTATTTAGCGTAGGAATTCTGGATGCTTATAAATCCGTGCCGCAAATGAGTGTGTTTTCCAATCATCAATTGTCTGGGATCATTCAAATTGCGGGCGTTGCCGGCACAGAAAGTGAATATAGCTTTCAAAAGACCTATGAATTATATATTCCCAAGGAGCAATTGAAGATAGGAACGAACGAATTGAAGCTGCAAACGGTTCGCTGTTTATATTGCAGTGACAAAGAAGACGAATATTCCTGGTGGACATGGGATAATCTCCGTTTAGAATCTCTTAACGCTCCAATTTCTGAGCCTATTCATGGCAGCTATACACTAACCGGAACAGTAGTGAATAATAAGCAATTTTATTTTGATGAAGGTGCAGTTACGCACTTGCCTTATGTTATCAAATGGCTAGGTATGGCTTATAGCGGTAATGTGATGCGTACCAGCTGTGCCAGTGATGTCGGGAGATCTTGCTCGAATATGATGGAATATTATAAGGTATTGCAGGATTACAATATGCAGGCGGTTGCTCTGTACTTGCATACTGGTGATATTAAGCTGAAGGCAGATGGATCGTTGCCCGCTGATGCGGAGAAAAAGCTGACAGATTATTTTGAACAATATAGCCCCTATTTTCAATACTATGAGGTAGATAATGAACCAGGGTTATTCAATCGTTCTAAGGCCGTTAACTTGGCGATTGCGGACTGGCTAAATAAAAAGGGCAAGCAAATCGCGCCCCATTTACAAACCGTTGCTCCAGGCTGGGCGTATTGGCCGAGCTACAGTGAGGATTCCTGCGGTAATCAGAAGGGAACTGGGAAGGCATGTGGAGATCCGGATGGCTGGGAACGTGATTCAGAGCAGCGTATGGAGCTGGAGAAGGTTACGGATTTGACCAATGGACATTCCTATGGCGACTCTTATATTTTTAGCAATGGGGGAAGCTTTACTGAGAATATGAAGACCTTCGCTGGTGCAGACAATGGACTTAGCAAAAAAATGCTGACCACTGAATTTGGTACGTCGGACAGTCATGTGGACGCCTATCAATACGGGGCAACGGAGCGGACAGCGGCTGTATTCGATCGGATCATGCGTGCACATATTGGTTATGCAGATATGTTTGTGCAGCATGCTGCTTTTTTTAAGGATTTCAGTTTATTCAAATACGGGTTTAATTTAGAAGAGAATGATCCGGCGACCACAGAAATTTATTATACAAAAGAGAACGAGGATTCACGTGTCAGCATTATGAGAAGGCTCAGTCTTGCTTATGCTACGCATGGAGCTCCATTAACTTACCAAGTTGCAAACAAAGATGTGTTAGCTGATAAGCTGGTTTATGTTCGCGCCGTGGATACTTCTACATTGAAGCCTCTTGCGGGTAGCGGAGCGACCTCAAATAAGGTACTGGTTAATTTCGTTAACTTTGAGTCTACCCCACAGACCGTGAGTGTAAATGTGACCATGCCGAACAACGGTGTGTATGAAGGGGAACGTTTTGGAAACGGGGATACGTATGAAAAAGCAAGAAGTTATGTAACAGGGAAAAAGGCTACTCCCACGTTAACCTTTACGGAGACTTGCTCCAGGAGAGGCTGTGCAGTATATTTTGCAGCCTTCCTCTGA
- a CDS encoding glycosyl hydrolase — MRKYYKSNRLLFTILPVFIIFSLLPWGEVKSLPKARSVSSSLPPAIPSNPSASEEAKQLLSNLVDLRGKGILSGQHDYLESPDELVHKLKNTSGQNAVLHGYELGAINNQSGGTIAKQRQAVIDSAIEWHQEGGIVAMTFHQSLPGTSPEWSNVNKSLSQEKFNAYITPGTVQYKSLISDLDEIAGYLGQLRDAGVPVLWRPYHEMNGGWFWWGKKENFSELWNIVYDRFVNIHKLNNLLWVWNPNAPNEWADPYAAYYPGADKLDVLAADIYNNDYKQSYYEDLLELAEGKPIGIGESGQLPNPDVLTEKQNKWVYMMTWGKLLTENNTLQSIKSFMNDSFIVSREDYILTTGGPSIAPVTPTGLTGEYYNNTDLEGEAVLIRDDRKIDFNWHGGSPASEINEDHFSVRWKGKLKPKFNEKYTMSASSDDGVRVWIDGKLVIDNWKNQSATLHKGSIPLTAGTLYDIQIEYYENEGDANLQLLWESSSQKRQVIPQGALFLP; from the coding sequence TTGCGTAAATATTATAAGAGCAACAGACTGTTGTTTACTATATTACCAGTGTTTATTATTTTTTCCTTGCTGCCTTGGGGAGAGGTTAAGAGTCTTCCGAAGGCTAGGAGTGTTTCTTCCTCTCTCCCTCCCGCTATACCAAGCAATCCATCGGCTTCTGAGGAAGCCAAGCAACTGCTGAGTAATTTGGTGGATCTACGTGGCAAAGGGATCCTGTCTGGCCAGCATGATTATCTAGAAAGTCCAGATGAACTGGTTCATAAGCTGAAGAATACTTCGGGACAAAATGCCGTTCTACATGGTTATGAATTGGGAGCAATTAATAACCAATCCGGAGGGACTATCGCGAAGCAGCGACAAGCTGTTATAGACAGTGCAATTGAATGGCATCAAGAGGGTGGCATTGTAGCCATGACATTCCATCAAAGTTTACCAGGAACATCTCCAGAATGGTCCAATGTAAACAAAAGTCTCAGTCAAGAGAAGTTTAATGCTTATATAACACCTGGGACGGTTCAGTATAAGAGTCTAATCTCAGATCTAGACGAGATAGCTGGATATCTAGGACAGCTGCGTGATGCCGGAGTTCCAGTCTTATGGAGACCTTATCATGAAATGAATGGCGGTTGGTTTTGGTGGGGGAAAAAGGAGAATTTCTCAGAGCTTTGGAATATTGTCTATGATCGTTTTGTAAACATACACAAACTGAATAATCTACTGTGGGTGTGGAATCCGAATGCGCCGAATGAATGGGCAGATCCTTATGCTGCATATTATCCCGGTGCGGATAAACTCGATGTTCTGGCTGCGGATATCTACAATAACGATTATAAGCAGTCCTACTATGAGGATTTACTCGAACTTGCTGAAGGTAAGCCTATCGGAATCGGGGAGAGTGGGCAGCTGCCAAACCCGGATGTATTAACCGAGAAACAAAATAAATGGGTCTATATGATGACCTGGGGAAAATTACTGACAGAAAATAATACGCTACAGTCCATTAAAAGCTTTATGAATGATTCGTTTATTGTATCGAGAGAGGATTATATTCTCACAACAGGAGGCCCTTCGATAGCTCCGGTAACCCCAACGGGTTTAACTGGCGAATACTATAACAATACTGATTTAGAGGGAGAAGCGGTACTTATCCGCGATGACCGGAAGATTGATTTTAATTGGCATGGTGGATCACCTGCCTCGGAGATTAATGAAGATCATTTTTCCGTACGCTGGAAAGGGAAACTCAAGCCCAAATTCAATGAAAAATATACGATGTCGGCATCCTCTGATGATGGAGTCCGTGTCTGGATAGACGGAAAGCTGGTCATCGACAATTGGAAAAATCAAAGTGCAACCCTTCATAAAGGAAGTATCCCGCTCACAGCCGGAACGCTTTATGATATCCAAATTGAATATTATGAGAATGAAGGAGATGCCAATCTTCAGTTGCTGTGGGAGAGTTCAAGCCAGAAGCGGCAGGTAATTCCACAAGGAGCATTGTTCCTTCCTTAA
- a CDS encoding glycosyl hydrolase, whose product MKAYRTYRLFGAFLSLVLFLTALPLTVGISPSVVIAASNSETPVTPGASPEAVKLLNYFYSISGKGILAGQHDYLESPDEINNMLKGTSGQYAALHGYELGAISGQSEGTMAWQRQNVVNSAINWNKAGGIVAMTFHANLPGTSYDWDNVKKTLSQREFDSYVTPGTKQYNSLIAELDKVAVSLKSLRDANVPVLWRPYHEMNGNWFWWGKKNNFAELWNIMYDRFVNVHKLNNLLWVWNPNAPNVWSDPYTLTYPGADKVDILAADIYDNDYQQKYYDSLLNLAAGKPIAIGENGEMPNVEKLQQSQSKWTYMMTWGKMLYENNSSDTIKTFMNSNYTVTRDKLNTSLAPTPSATPAPSEEEGEAAIPLAKGLVGEYYNNMQLSGAAALTRTDAIIDFNWRQGPPDAALGIDRFSIRWSGKIKPLYDEQYTIYTTSDDGIRVWVNGESVIDSWTKQSGTERKGNITLKAGQLYDIKVEYYENEGDARVRLMWESASQAKETVPASALFLPDVS is encoded by the coding sequence TTGAAAGCTTACCGCACGTATCGATTGTTTGGCGCATTTCTGTCTCTAGTCCTGTTTCTGACTGCACTTCCGCTTACTGTTGGAATTTCGCCGTCTGTTGTCATAGCTGCTTCAAATTCTGAAACGCCAGTTACCCCAGGAGCCTCTCCTGAAGCTGTAAAGCTACTTAACTATTTTTATTCGATCTCAGGAAAAGGTATCCTTGCAGGTCAACATGACTATTTAGAAAGTCCAGATGAAATTAACAATATGTTAAAGGGAACTAGCGGACAATATGCGGCTCTTCACGGTTATGAGCTGGGTGCGATCAGTGGTCAGTCAGAAGGAACGATGGCCTGGCAACGTCAAAATGTGGTGAACAGCGCCATCAACTGGAATAAAGCGGGCGGCATTGTAGCTATGACCTTCCATGCTAATCTGCCGGGCACCTCTTATGACTGGGATAATGTAAAAAAGACACTTAGCCAGCGTGAGTTTGACAGTTACGTTACTCCGGGTACCAAGCAATATAATAGTCTGATCGCAGAACTTGATAAGGTGGCAGTATCCCTCAAAAGCTTGCGCGATGCCAATGTTCCGGTGCTTTGGAGACCCTATCATGAAATGAACGGGAACTGGTTCTGGTGGGGGAAGAAAAATAACTTTGCTGAACTTTGGAATATTATGTATGACCGTTTTGTTAACGTTCATAAATTAAATAATTTGTTATGGGTATGGAATCCGAATGCTCCCAACGTTTGGTCAGATCCTTATACGCTAACTTATCCAGGCGCTGATAAAGTAGATATTCTGGCAGCAGATATATACGATAATGATTACCAGCAAAAATACTATGACAGCTTGTTGAATCTAGCCGCAGGCAAACCGATTGCGATCGGGGAGAATGGTGAAATGCCTAATGTGGAGAAGCTTCAGCAATCACAAAGTAAATGGACGTATATGATGACCTGGGGGAAAATGCTTTACGAGAATAACAGTTCAGACACAATCAAAACATTTATGAATAGCAACTATACCGTGACTAGAGATAAATTAAATACTAGTCTGGCACCCACACCTAGCGCAACACCGGCGCCTTCCGAAGAAGAGGGAGAGGCAGCAATTCCTCTCGCGAAGGGGCTTGTAGGAGAGTATTACAACAACATGCAGTTGTCGGGAGCAGCAGCTCTAACTAGAACTGATGCAATAATCGATTTTAATTGGCGTCAAGGACCGCCGGATGCCGCGCTCGGGATTGATCGTTTTTCCATACGTTGGAGTGGAAAAATCAAACCTTTATACGATGAGCAATATACAATTTACACTACCTCAGATGATGGCATCCGTGTTTGGGTGAATGGGGAATCCGTGATTGATAGTTGGACTAAGCAAAGTGGTACTGAGCGTAAGGGCAATATAACGCTGAAGGCTGGCCAGCTTTACGATATCAAGGTGGAGTATTACGAGAATGAAGGCGATGCGAGAGTCCGCTTGATGTGGGAAAGTGCTAGTCAAGCTAAAGAGACAGTTCCAGCAAGTGCACTTTTTCTTCCGGATGTCTCCTGA
- a CDS encoding sugar phosphate nucleotidyltransferase, translating into MKMVLLSGGSGKRLWPLSNDSRSKQFLKVLESPQGEPESMVQRVWRQLEEAGMAESSYLATGRGQVEMIQSQLGSHVPIIVEPERRDTFPAIALTATYLYSVAGVSPAETVAILPVDPYVEASFFDTIAMLEGTMLESGANLALMGVVPEHASEKYGYIIPTTEEAGGNGFMKVSHFQEKPDRLQAEQLIEQNALWNCGVFAFRLGYLLDILQRKGLPLGYEELQKQYKLLSSISFDYEVVEKEEHIVVQPYDGFWKDLGTWNTLTEEMSSKHVGKGFVTADSEGTCLINELDIPITVIGAKDLIIAASPDGILVTHKAESPRIKEVLKTFEQRPMYEERRWGHYKVIDYVKYDEGNEVLTKRIFISEGNNISYQLHRKRSEIWTIVSGEASIVLNEKKHNVKAGDVVRIPEGTKHAILALTDVEFIEVQTGSELVEEDNIRITLDWNDIELQQFIS; encoded by the coding sequence ATGAAAATGGTACTTCTATCAGGCGGTTCAGGTAAACGGTTATGGCCGTTGTCCAACGACTCACGTTCAAAGCAATTTCTAAAGGTACTTGAAAGCCCTCAAGGTGAACCAGAGTCCATGGTACAACGTGTTTGGAGACAGCTGGAGGAAGCAGGGATGGCAGAATCGTCTTATTTAGCTACCGGCCGTGGCCAAGTAGAAATGATACAAAGCCAGTTGGGAAGTCATGTGCCGATTATCGTTGAACCGGAGCGTCGGGATACTTTTCCGGCAATCGCCTTAACAGCTACCTATCTTTATTCGGTTGCAGGTGTTTCTCCAGCGGAGACGGTAGCGATTTTGCCTGTTGATCCTTATGTAGAAGCATCCTTTTTCGATACCATAGCCATGCTTGAGGGGACCATGCTGGAGAGTGGAGCAAACCTTGCTCTAATGGGTGTTGTTCCTGAACATGCCTCAGAGAAATACGGATATATCATTCCTACCACCGAAGAGGCGGGGGGAAATGGTTTTATGAAGGTGAGTCATTTTCAAGAGAAACCAGACCGCTTACAAGCAGAACAGCTCATCGAACAAAATGCATTGTGGAATTGCGGAGTGTTTGCCTTTCGCTTAGGGTACTTATTAGATATTTTGCAGCGTAAAGGGTTGCCTTTAGGATATGAAGAATTGCAGAAGCAGTATAAGCTATTATCTTCCATCAGCTTTGATTATGAAGTGGTGGAGAAAGAAGAACATATTGTGGTGCAGCCGTATGATGGATTCTGGAAGGATCTTGGAACGTGGAATACACTGACAGAGGAAATGAGCAGCAAGCATGTAGGAAAAGGTTTTGTGACGGCAGATTCTGAAGGCACTTGCTTGATTAATGAGCTGGATATTCCGATCACGGTAATTGGTGCGAAGGATCTGATCATCGCGGCTAGCCCGGATGGGATTCTAGTTACCCATAAGGCGGAGAGCCCACGGATTAAAGAAGTGCTGAAGACCTTTGAACAGAGACCGATGTACGAGGAACGCCGCTGGGGCCATTACAAGGTTATTGATTATGTGAAATATGATGAGGGCAACGAAGTGCTGACCAAACGGATTTTTATATCCGAGGGGAATAATATCAGCTATCAATTACATCGCAAGCGTAGTGAAATTTGGACGATCGTTAGCGGTGAAGCAAGTATTGTGCTGAATGAGAAAAAACACAATGTAAAGGCTGGGGATGTGGTACGTATACCGGAAGGAACGAAGCACGCTATCCTTGCTTTGACTGATGTTGAGTTTATAGAGGTACAGACGGGTTCTGAACTAGTAGAAGAAGATAATATTCGTATTACTTTAGACTGGAATGATATAGAACTACAACAATTCATTTCATAG
- a CDS encoding UDP-glucose/GDP-mannose dehydrogenase family protein — protein sequence MKLTVIGTGYVGLVSGVCFSLGGHHVICVDKDEEKIMKLKRMESPIYEPGIEEMIELNLREERLSFSADLQDSVRRSDIIILAVGTPSLPNGEADLTYIEGAATEIAKAMEGYKIIMTKSTVPVGTNEKISKMISKSTHHPFDIVSAPEFLREGSAIRDTLHPDRIVIGLDNPELEPTMRELHKGFTENVFVTDIRSAEMIKYASNAFLATKISFINEIANICEKVGADVTEVAEGMGMDQRIGSSFLQAGIGYGGSCFPKDTNALIQIAGNVDYEFKLLKSVVEVNKGQRFMIISKLHESLGSLRGSTIGIWGLAFKPNTDDVREAPAREIVEALVAEGATVKLYDPIAATNFRQQYDHPQLRWCNIPEEAAEGSDAVCLLTDWSLLKDIDLHQLAKSMRNGVLIDGRNVYSKEQIEGTGLVYHSVGRPQMGGLSGYSASVAGVV from the coding sequence ATGAAGCTGACAGTAATCGGTACTGGGTATGTGGGTCTTGTATCTGGTGTGTGCTTTTCACTAGGCGGACATCATGTCATCTGTGTGGATAAGGACGAGGAAAAGATTATGAAGCTGAAACGGATGGAATCGCCCATCTATGAACCGGGAATCGAAGAAATGATTGAACTGAATCTTCGGGAGGAGCGGTTATCCTTTTCTGCGGATCTTCAGGATTCGGTGCGCCGTTCAGATATTATCATCCTTGCTGTAGGTACGCCATCACTGCCTAATGGTGAAGCAGACTTAACTTATATTGAGGGTGCAGCCACTGAAATCGCTAAAGCGATGGAAGGGTACAAAATTATAATGACTAAATCTACAGTTCCAGTAGGGACAAATGAGAAGATCTCCAAAATGATCTCTAAGTCTACCCATCATCCTTTTGATATCGTGTCTGCACCTGAATTTTTACGTGAAGGTTCAGCGATTCGCGATACACTTCATCCCGACAGAATTGTCATTGGTCTTGATAATCCAGAGCTGGAACCAACCATGCGCGAGCTTCATAAGGGTTTCACAGAAAATGTATTTGTAACAGATATACGCAGTGCAGAAATGATTAAATATGCTTCGAATGCATTTTTGGCCACTAAAATCTCCTTTATTAATGAGATCGCCAATATTTGCGAAAAAGTGGGAGCTGATGTAACTGAGGTAGCAGAAGGAATGGGTATGGACCAAAGAATCGGGTCATCCTTCCTGCAGGCTGGTATCGGTTATGGAGGCTCCTGTTTCCCGAAAGACACGAATGCGCTCATTCAAATTGCGGGCAATGTCGATTACGAATTTAAACTATTGAAATCTGTGGTTGAGGTGAACAAGGGACAACGGTTCATGATCATCTCCAAGCTGCATGAATCACTTGGCAGTCTACGCGGTTCGACAATTGGGATATGGGGTCTTGCCTTCAAGCCTAATACTGATGATGTCCGCGAAGCTCCAGCCAGAGAGATTGTTGAGGCGCTGGTGGCTGAAGGGGCAACAGTCAAACTATATGATCCAATCGCAGCTACTAATTTCAGGCAGCAATACGATCATCCGCAGCTTCGCTGGTGCAACATTCCAGAGGAAGCTGCTGAGGGGAGCGATGCTGTATGTCTGCTGACCGATTGGAGCTTACTCAAGGACATTGATCTGCATCAGCTGGCGAAAAGCATGCGTAACGGGGTGCTGATCGATGGGCGCAACGTGTATTCCAAAGAGCAAATCGAGGGTACCGGCCTTGTTTATCATTCTGTTGGCCGCCCGCAGATGGGTGGATTGAGCGGTTATTCTGCTAGTGTGGCTGGGGTGGTCTAG
- a CDS encoding glycosyltransferase, which translates to MKIAIAHDYLIQMGGAERVVEVFHHMYPEAPIYTTVFNGSRLTDNLKDADIRASWLQKIPGVKTNFKGVLPLYPMAIRDLDFRGFDIVLSSSSAFMKSIQVPKHTFHLCYCHTPMRFAWDYDTYMERQSNSGLFKKMLKVYMQQLKTWDQRTSKNVNQFVANSSVVKTRIQNYYHRDADVIFPPINTARFTSSSTIGDYYLIVSRLVSYKRIDLAVEAFNRNGLKLYIVGDGPDRKRLEGMAKGNVSFLGRLEDEQVTGMMAQCRAFIFPGEEDFGITPLEANAAGRPVIAYQAGGALDTIIPYVNGVFFQHQEVEDLLKAIYEVESYAWDIDQIMEHARKFDEQAFMVKFKQYVEQAYVNFLKGG; encoded by the coding sequence ATGAAAATTGCGATAGCGCACGATTACTTAATCCAAATGGGCGGCGCGGAAAGAGTGGTGGAAGTCTTTCATCACATGTATCCCGAGGCTCCAATCTACACAACGGTTTTTAATGGAAGCCGCCTTACTGATAATCTCAAAGATGCGGATATCCGTGCCTCCTGGCTGCAAAAGATTCCGGGGGTAAAGACCAATTTTAAAGGGGTGCTGCCACTTTATCCAATGGCCATCCGTGATTTGGACTTTCGCGGTTTCGATATCGTCCTGAGTTCCAGCAGTGCTTTTATGAAAAGTATTCAAGTTCCTAAACATACGTTTCATCTTTGTTACTGCCATACGCCTATGCGCTTCGCATGGGATTATGACACCTACATGGAACGTCAGTCGAATTCCGGGTTGTTCAAGAAAATGCTTAAGGTATACATGCAGCAACTCAAAACATGGGACCAGCGGACTTCCAAAAATGTGAATCAGTTCGTAGCCAATTCTTCAGTAGTGAAGACGAGGATTCAGAATTATTATCACCGGGATGCAGATGTCATATTTCCACCGATTAATACAGCCCGGTTTACAAGCTCTTCTACTATAGGTGACTATTATTTAATTGTATCTCGACTTGTCTCCTACAAGCGGATTGATCTGGCAGTAGAGGCTTTTAACCGTAACGGTCTTAAGCTTTATATCGTAGGGGATGGACCAGATCGCAAGCGTCTTGAAGGCATGGCTAAGGGAAATGTATCGTTTCTAGGCCGGCTAGAAGATGAGCAAGTGACAGGAATGATGGCGCAGTGTAGAGCATTTATTTTTCCAGGTGAAGAGGACTTTGGAATCACACCGCTGGAAGCGAACGCTGCAGGAAGACCGGTAATTGCTTATCAAGCAGGTGGTGCACTAGATACTATTATTCCTTATGTAAACGGTGTGTTCTTTCAGCATCAAGAAGTGGAGGATCTACTAAAGGCTATTTATGAGGTAGAGTCTTACGCTTGGGATATCGATCAAATCATGGAGCATGCACGTAAATTCGATGAGCAGGCATTTATGGTTAAGTTCAAGCAGTATGTTGAGCAGGCCTACGTCAATTTTCTAAAAGGAGGATGA
- a CDS encoding glycosyltransferase family 4 protein, producing MLRVAYIDHTAKWSGGEVALFNILTHIGEQIDPLVILAEDGALAERLREKGMDVRIIPLDESIRSRGRNAVNLGAPAAAFKLLAYGRKLAPLLKEEKVDCVHTNSLKSALYGAIAAKIAGVPLIWHIRDHIGAPYLKPIVAKGIRLLSRLLPNGVIANSHSTLNALELPRSKKTLVVYSAFAKAIGNGIGKRDQKDFNVLLVGRLAHWKGQHIVLEAAKSFKNEPRVKFWLAGDALFGEEAYKQELLQKIKNDELTNVSMLGHVDDIQGLMNTADLLIHTSVTPEPFGQVIVEGMAAGLPVIASNEGGPVEIVVQGETGLLIEPGDAAILADSIKWMLDHPEERRRMADNGMKRVKEHFVIENTVKDIVDYYKGLLAST from the coding sequence ATGCTTAGAGTGGCTTATATCGATCACACTGCTAAATGGAGTGGTGGAGAAGTTGCCTTGTTTAACATCCTTACCCATATTGGAGAACAGATTGATCCACTTGTAATCCTGGCTGAGGATGGTGCACTGGCTGAACGGCTACGTGAAAAAGGGATGGATGTCCGTATTATTCCGCTAGATGAGAGCATCAGAAGTCGTGGTAGAAATGCCGTCAATTTGGGAGCGCCTGCTGCAGCCTTCAAGTTGTTGGCTTATGGTCGCAAGCTCGCTCCGCTCTTAAAAGAGGAAAAGGTAGATTGCGTGCACACCAATTCCCTGAAATCTGCATTATACGGAGCAATCGCTGCTAAAATAGCGGGCGTTCCATTGATTTGGCACATCCGGGACCATATTGGAGCCCCTTATTTAAAGCCTATCGTTGCCAAAGGAATTCGTTTGCTGTCGCGTCTGCTCCCCAATGGAGTCATCGCGAATTCACATTCAACGCTGAATGCTTTGGAGCTGCCGCGTTCGAAGAAAACGCTGGTCGTTTACTCCGCATTCGCTAAAGCGATTGGTAATGGGATAGGTAAGCGGGACCAGAAGGATTTTAACGTATTGCTAGTTGGTCGATTGGCGCATTGGAAAGGGCAGCATATTGTGCTGGAAGCCGCAAAAAGCTTTAAGAACGAACCTCGTGTGAAGTTCTGGCTGGCCGGTGACGCTCTATTTGGAGAAGAAGCTTATAAGCAGGAATTGCTTCAAAAGATAAAAAACGACGAGCTTACTAATGTAAGCATGCTGGGGCATGTGGATGATATTCAAGGCCTTATGAATACTGCCGATTTACTGATTCACACCTCGGTAACTCCTGAGCCCTTTGGCCAAGTTATCGTTGAAGGAATGGCAGCAGGATTACCAGTTATCGCCTCCAATGAAGGCGGACCGGTAGAAATTGTAGTTCAAGGTGAGACAGGATTACTGATAGAGCCTGGTGACGCGGCGATACTGGCAGACTCCATAAAGTGGATGCTGGATCACCCAGAAGAAAGACGACGGATGGCGGATAATGGGATGAAACGAGTGAAGGAGCATTTTGTTATCGAGAATACGGTCAAGGACATCGTTGACTACTATAAAGGTTTGTTGGCGAGCACCTGA